Within Xanthomonas theicola, the genomic segment ATCATCGCTCAACCCAGCCAATGCCCGCAGCCATCGCGATCCTGGCTGCCGCAGTTCTGCTGCATCTTCGCTCGCAGGCGCTTGAGCACTGTGCCGCCGCCATGGCCCTTGCTCCAGTCCTGCAGGGTCTTGGCCAGCGTATCGAAGCGCTGCCGGGTGCGTTGGTGGTAGCCGCCGGGCTGCCCGTCCAGCTCGCCGATGACCTGGACGGCGGCGGCCTCGATCGCGGCCGGATCGTCCGGCTGCAGCCGGATCAGGCCGTCGACGTAGAGCACGCCCCACTGCACCCGGGTGGCGGGGCCTTCGGCGCGCTCGTAGGCCTTCTTCAGCCAGTACAGCGCGGTCTGCTTGTCGCCGCGCGCCTCGGCCAGCCTGGCCAGTTCCGGCATGTAGTAGTAGGGCGTCTTGCTGCGCCCCAGCTCGGCCAGCAGCAACTGTTCGGCGCCCGTGCTGTCGCCGGCGTCGTCGAGCAGGCCGGCGGCATTGCTGATCGTGGACTGGCGTTCGTCGTCGGTCTTGGCAGCCTGCTCGGCCCACTGCACGCGCTGCTGCACCTTGGCGACCACCGCGGCCGGCAGCGGCGGATGCGGGCCGTCGCCTGCATCGGCCGGCTGACCCTGCGCCAGCCGCGCCAGCTGGATGTCGGCGTATGCGGTGTCCAGGCGATCGCTGATCGGCAGGCTGCTGTCGGCGTAGACCCGGTCCAGCGCCTGGGTGATCGCGCTCGACAGCCTGGCGCGTTCGGCGGCGTCGCTGGCCGCGGCCTGCACCAGTTCCGGGGCCGCATAGGTCAGGGTGCTGCGATTGGCGCGCACCTCGGCCGGATCGGCGAGCACCGCCTGCAGCAGGTTGCGGTTCGCCGCGTGGCGCTTGCCATCCGGCGCGGCGTCGGCCTTGTCCGCATGCTGCGCCGCCAGCGCCAGCAGTGCGAAGCGACGCTTCAGCGTCGGTTGCGGCGCGGCGGCGACCAGTTGCGCGAGCACGCCGGCGGCCTGCTCCGGCTTGACCAGCCGGCTGGCGTCCACCGCCCAGCCGTACTCGCCGAGCAGGGTCCAGTCGTCGGCGCCGAGCGTGGCCGGCGCGTGCAGCGCCTTCTGCAGCAGCTGTGCCGAGGTCGTGGTGCGGGTCGCGGCCACGCGCAAGGCTTCGGCCAGGCGCCCGGTGTCGCTGTCGCCGGCCAGGCGGGTGACCTCGCTGCGATCCGGGCGCAGCACGACGATGGTTGGATAGCCCTTGATGCCGAAGCGTTCGCCCCAGCCCTGCGCGCCTTCCGAATCGCCGTCCAGGTGCACCGCGACGAACGCGCGGGTGCGGGCGATGAAGGCCGGGTCCTTGAACAGGGTGGCCTTGAGCCGGTTGCACGGCGGGCACCAGGCCGCGCCCCAGTACAGCAGCACCGGCTTGTTCTGCTCGCGCGCTTCGGCGAAGGCGTCGTCGACGTCGCCCTCGCGCCAGGCGATGCCGGCGCCGTCAGGCGCCTTGGCCGGGGCGGTGGCTTGGGACTTGGCGAGCGCCGCGGGCGGCTTGTCGCAGCCGCCCAGCGCCAGCGCTGCGGCCACGCTGGCGGACGTCATCATGGAAAGGCGGAGCGTGCGGTTCATGTGCCGGTCACCGGGCGAAGAGGGGAGGAGGCAGCGGCGCATGCCGTGCAGGCCACGGCGCCAATCGCGCACTCTACCGAGCGACCCCTGTCGTGGGCAGCTGTCGGACATGCTGGTTGCACATCTGCATATGCTGCGATTCAGCAGCGGCGCGCGCTGCGTGCGCCGCACGCGGAGAGCGCGGCGCGGCAGGCGGCATGGCGCAGTTTCTCGGTTCCGCCGCCGGTCCTCGCCGCCGCGACCGCTAGCTGCGCTTCGCCGCCTGTGCGGCGCGCGCATAGCGCTGCGCAACGAAGGCGCAGACGATCAGCTGGATCTGGTGGTAGAGCATCACCGGCAGCACGATCGCGCCCAGGCTGCCGCTGGCGAACAGCACCTTGGCCATCGGCACGCCGGTGGCCAGGCTCTTCTTCGAGCCGCAGAATACGATCGGGATCTCGTCGTGGCGGCTGAAGCCCAGCCGCCGCGCGGCGAAGGTGATCAGCCCCAGCGCCAACGCCAGCAGCAGCGCGGCCACCGCCGCCACGCCGAGCAGCGCCGGCAACGGCGTCTTGCGCCACAGGCCTTCGATCACCGCAGCGCTGAAGGCGGTGTACACCACCAGCAGGATCACGCCCTGGTCGGTATAGCGCAGCACTGCGCGGCGCCGTTCGACCCAGGCGCCGACCCAGGGCCGCAGCAGGTGGCCGGCGACGAACGGCACCAGCAGCTGCAGCATGATCTTGCCCATCGCCTCCAGCGGGTTGGCCATCGCGCTCTGCGCGCCGGCCAGCAGGCCCATCAGCAGGGGGGTCAGCAACACCCCGAGCAAGCTCGACAGCGACGCGCTGCATACCGCCGCCGGCACGTTGCCGCCGGCCATCGAGGTGAACGCGATCGACGACTGCACCGTGGACGGCAGCGCGCACAGGAACAACACGCCGATGTACAGCTCCGGGGTCAGCAGCCAGTGCGACAGCGGCTTCAGCAGCAGTCCCAGCAGCGGGAACAGCACGAAGGTGGCAGCGAGGATGGTCAGGTGCAGGCGCCAGTGCAGCGCGCCGGCGACGATCGCCTCGCGCGATAGGCGCGCGCCGTGCAGGAAGAACAGCGCGGCGATGGCGATGTCGGTGACGTCGTCCATGATCGCCGCGGCCCGCCCCTGCACCGGCAGCAGCGAGGCCAGCAGCACGGTGGCGAGCAGGGCGAGGGTGAACGGTTCGATGCGGAGCCGGGCGAGTAGATTCTTCATTTCGAAACCTGATTATCCCTGACTTTCAGTAATGGAAATTGCTCGCCGCATGCAGAAGTGGCTCCGGGCAGGGCTTGCAGCGCAACACGGCGATGGCCAATGGCGGCAGCAACTCGCGCAGCCGGAACCGTCGGTTGAAGCGGTCGGCGGCCTCGGCCAGGTAGCGCCGGGCATACTGGGCCTGCCGGATCGGGTGATAGACCCCGCGGATCGCGCTTGAGATTGGCCAGCACCACGTCGACCCACCGCGCCCCGGGCGCTTCGGTGGCCGCAGGCCCCCCGGCCTGCAGCGTGGTGTGGGCATGCCCGGCCTCTTCGAGCCGACCGAAACACGCCAGGCCATCGCGGTCGACCTCGCACTCCGGCGCCAAGCGGCGCGCAATCCAGTCCTTGAGCGAGGCATCGTCCAAGCCGCGTACCGGTTCGATCACCGCAAACGTGGGATGTTGGTCAGGCGCGTCGGTCTGCACGGCGATCACCAACGGCGGCCTGTTCTGCGATCCGCGTGCGCAACGGCAGCTTGGTGTTCTCCAGCAGCGTGCCGGCGGTCAGGCTGGTCTGGTGATGACAAGCTTGGCACGCGTAGCAGCGCACCCGGGCGCGGCCGAAGCGCAAACACCGGCGGCCCTGCCAGGCCGGACAGCGAAAACCGTGCGGCCAACGCCATCGGGACAGGGCGCGGTAGCACTTGCCTTGGGCGCCATAGCGTTCGATGAACTCGGCCATCGACACGCCCGGCTGGAATTGCGCGGCGTTGATGCTCATGACCGGCCTCCTCGGCTCCAGGCGGTCATAGCGTGGGTCATTCAAGGCTCAGATCCTGCGGCTGATCACTGATCGTTGGGGATAATCAGGACAATATATGATGGTGGCGGCCGCAGTGTCCGTGCATGGGTTACGCTTTCGCGAATTCCAATCTCCCATCCCGAATCAAGGCCCCCTCAATGACCGACTACCGGCAACGCTTCCTGCAGCTGGCGCTGGATGCGGAGGCCCTGCGCTTCGGCGAGTTCACGCTGAAGTCCGGGCGTCTGAGCCCCTACTTCTTCAACGCCGGACGCTTCGACTCCGGGACCGCAATGGTGCGCCTGGCGGCGTGCTACGCCGATGCCGCCGATGCCGCCGGGCTCGACTTCGACCTGCTGTTCGGCCCCGCCTACAAGGGCATCCCGCTGGCGACCGCGCTGGCCTGCGAGTACGCACAGCGCGACCGCGAACTGCCGCTGGCGTTCAACCGCAAGGAAGCCAAGGCCCATGGCGAAGGCGGCAGCCTGATCGGCGCATCGCTGACCGGGCGCCGGGTGCTGATCACCGACGACGTGATCACCGCCGGCACTGCGATCCGCGAGGCGCTCGCGGTCATCCGCGGAGCCGGCGGCATCCCGGCGGCGATCCTGGTGGCGCTGGACCGCCAGGAGATCGCCGCCGACCACGACCGGCGCTCGGCGGCGCAGGCGGTGGCCGCCGAAGCCGGCATTCCCGTGGTGTCGATCGCGCACCTGGGCGACCTGCTTGCATTCATCGATGGAAACGCGGAACTTGTCGGCTTCCGCGAACCGCTGCTGGCCTACCGGGCACGCTACGGCTGCGATCCGTCAGGCTGACAGCAGGGGGCTGCCGCGATGTCGATCCAACGACCATGGGAACGCGCCTTATCGGCCCTGCTCGCCCTGCTCGCGCTGCCGGCCGCGGCGCAGCCGGCGCCGTCCAAGAAGCTGTACTGCTGGAACCAGGGCGGGCAGCGCATGTGCAGCGATGCGCTGCCGCCGGAAGCGGTGAACCAGGCCCGCGACGAATTCAGTGCCCAGAGCGGGCTGCGCAGCGGCGCGGTCGGTCGCGCGCTGACCGCCGAGGAACGTGCCGCCGCCGCCGCCGATGCCGCCCAGCAGCGCGCCGACCAGGCCGCGCTGGAGACACGCAAGCGCACCGATCAGGCGATGCTGCTGTCGTTCCGGACCGAAGAGGAACTGCGCCGGGTGTTCTCCGAACGCATCGGCATCGTCGACAACAACATCCATACCGCGCGCTACAACGTCAGCAGCCTGCGCGAGGGCCTGGTCGGGCTGCTCGCCAACGCCGGCGCGCGCGAGCTGGCCGGGCACGAGGTGAGCGGGAAGATCGTCGAGGACGTGCAGCAGCGGCATCGCGCACTGCTGTGGCAACTGCGCATGCAAAAGACCTTCGAGCAGCAACGGCTCGGCCTGGACCAGGAAATCGACGACACGCTGCAGCGCTACCGCGCGGCGAAGCGGCCGGGCGCGCACCGGCCGCGACGACGGCCGAGGGCTGAGCGCGGCGCGCGCGGCGGTGGCTTGCCCTTCAGGAAGCGGGTCCGGGCGGCAAGACCGTCGCGATGGCAGGGATGTCCCCTCAGTGCACCCAGTCCGCCGCATGCAGGTTCCTGCAGATACCGTCTTCCCCTCTAACATGCAAATGCCTTCCTGATTAGCCCTATTCCTCAGCCGCCAGTCGCAGGATTTGCGAAGGCGTGGTTCGGAGACTGGCCGCCTCCGAGCGCAATGGAGGCAGGACATGGGGGGTATCAATGCCGTGCAATTTCAGCCGGGGTTGTCGATGAGCCAATTCATGGAGCGCTACGGGACCGAAGCCAAGTGCTACCGGGCGCTGTATCGATGGCGCTGGCCGAAGGGATTCCGGTGCCCGGCATGCGACTGCCAGGCGCGTTCGCGCTTCCGGCGTAAGGGGACGATGTACTCCCAGTGCCGACCCCGTCGGCCACGGCCGATCACCATTTTGTTGCCTCGACAACGACAATGCTGACGGTCGGCTGTGCGCCTCTTCACTCGGTTGGGTGAAGAACCTTTTTGTTAGCCGCTCTTAGAACCTGTTCACGATCTTTTGAGTAGTAGTGTCAGGCATGCCAGGTGGATGAACTGCAAGCTGGTGTTGAGCCTACGCTCGCAGTTCTTCCATAGCCTTCGGTTCTTTTCCAGCCACGCAAAGCTGCGTTCGACGCTCCAGCGCTTGGGCATGACCTTGAAGGTGTGCAGTTCGCTGCGTTTGGCGATCTGCACCGTGACTTGCTTGCCCAGGATCTCTCGTACGCCTTCGGCGAATGGTTCTGCGGTATAGCCGCTATCGCACAACAGGCTTTGCACGTGTCCCAGGTTCGGCTTGCAACGATCCAGGGATTGGAGCGCGCCTTTGCGGTCGGTCACTTCCGCCCTCGTCACCGCGACCGCATGCGGCAGGCCTTGGGTATCGACGGCGATGCGACGCTTGATCCCCGAGACCTTCTTGCCCGCGTCATAACCCTTCTGGCCGGCCGTGTCCGTGTTCTTCACGCTCTGTGCGTCCACGATCAAGAACGTGCTGCAAGCGTTGCGCCCCTGTCCCTGGCGGGCCGCGCCACCCTGATTTCTTGAGCGCCCGCTCCAGCAGGCTCACTCCTTCATCGTCTGGTTCGCTCCACTTGGCAAAGTAGCAGTGCACGGTGCGCCACTTCGGGAAGTCGCTGGGCAGCGCTGGCCACTGACAGCCGGTGCGCAGCAGGTACAGCACCGCGCACCACACGTCCTACAGATCCACGGTCCGTGGCTTGGTACGCTTGCGCGCCTGCTCCAGAATGGGGCGGATCTGCTCGAACCGCTCCCGGCTCATGTCACTCGGATACGTCTTTGTTCGCGTCCGCAGAGTTTGCACTACCCGGGAAAGATCGTGAACAGGTTCTTAGATCTGTAAGCCGTTCAAAGCGGCTGGCGGGGACGATTCGCGCTTCCCCTTGGATGGGCCGCCTGAAGGTGGCCCCGGCCCAGCGCATGCGTGCCTGCAAGCGTCGCCCTCCCATCAATCGCGCGCCACAAAGTGCTCTTCAGCGAGCTCCTGGGCCAAGCGCAAACCCTCCTCCGTCAAGTAAACCGACTCCGCCCTGTTCTTGGGATCGGTGATGCAGCCCTTTTCAAACAATGCATCCATCACAGAAAAATCCATCTTTTTTCAGACCCTGCCGTTTTCGAACTCGAATACACCCAGAAGCGCCAGGACCATTTCCGAGATCTTCTTGTCGTCATATTCCACTGTCATTTACCCCAGTGCACGAGAGCGACCCCTAACCTCTAGAAAATTCGACCACGTCGCGAGGTGAAGCCGGCTCGAATGGATTGTCAGACAGCATTGCCGCTCAGTAGGCGAAC encodes:
- the pyrE gene encoding orotate phosphoribosyltransferase, with the translated sequence MTDYRQRFLQLALDAEALRFGEFTLKSGRLSPYFFNAGRFDSGTAMVRLAACYADAADAAGLDFDLLFGPAYKGIPLATALACEYAQRDRELPLAFNRKEAKAHGEGGSLIGASLTGRRVLITDDVITAGTAIREALAVIRGAGGIPAAILVALDRQEIAADHDRRSAAQAVAAEAGIPVVSIAHLGDLLAFIDGNAELVGFREPLLAYRARYGCDPSG
- a CDS encoding thioredoxin family protein, which gives rise to MNRTLRLSMMTSASVAAALALGGCDKPPAALAKSQATAPAKAPDGAGIAWREGDVDDAFAEAREQNKPVLLYWGAAWCPPCNRLKATLFKDPAFIARTRAFVAVHLDGDSEGAQGWGERFGIKGYPTIVVLRPDRSEVTRLAGDSDTGRLAEALRVAATRTTTSAQLLQKALHAPATLGADDWTLLGEYGWAVDASRLVKPEQAAGVLAQLVAAAPQPTLKRRFALLALAAQHADKADAAPDGKRHAANRNLLQAVLADPAEVRANRSTLTYAAPELVQAAASDAAERARLSSAITQALDRVYADSSLPISDRLDTAYADIQLARLAQGQPADAGDGPHPPLPAAVVAKVQQRVQWAEQAAKTDDERQSTISNAAGLLDDAGDSTGAEQLLLAELGRSKTPYYYMPELARLAEARGDKQTALYWLKKAYERAEGPATRVQWGVLYVDGLIRLQPDDPAAIEAAAVQVIGELDGQPGGYHQRTRQRFDTLAKTLQDWSKGHGGGTVLKRLRAKMQQNCGSQDRDGCGHWLG
- a CDS encoding bile acid:sodium symporter family protein gives rise to the protein MKNLLARLRIEPFTLALLATVLLASLLPVQGRAAAIMDDVTDIAIAALFFLHGARLSREAIVAGALHWRLHLTILAATFVLFPLLGLLLKPLSHWLLTPELYIGVLFLCALPSTVQSSIAFTSMAGGNVPAAVCSASLSSLLGVLLTPLLMGLLAGAQSAMANPLEAMGKIMLQLLVPFVAGHLLRPWVGAWVERRRAVLRYTDQGVILLVVYTAFSAAVIEGLWRKTPLPALLGVAAVAALLLALALGLITFAARRLGFSRHDEIPIVFCGSKKSLATGVPMAKVLFASGSLGAIVLPVMLYHQIQLIVCAFVAQRYARAAQAAKRS
- a CDS encoding DUF6429 family protein, which encodes MDFSVMDALFEKGCITDPKNRAESVYLTEEGLRLAQELAEEHFVARD